A single Haloglycomyces albus DSM 45210 DNA region contains:
- a CDS encoding biotin transporter BioY, with protein sequence MAVTAVEAGPRVLTDLIPWSNGRAQTIAREGVLALTGAALVGVTAQIAFTIPVISPVPFTLQTFGALLVGASFGPARAALSLSLYLVAGVAGVPWFADASAGYAMASFGYIPGFLVAGVLVGALAARRGTDRKVMGTVGLMLLGNVVIYAIGTPYLATAANLDAVTALEKGVLPFLVGDALKILLAAGLLPGAWALVRKAKGQDV encoded by the coding sequence ATGGCTGTTACCGCCGTCGAGGCCGGACCTCGGGTGCTGACCGACCTTATTCCCTGGAGCAATGGACGGGCCCAGACGATCGCCCGTGAAGGAGTTCTGGCTCTGACCGGAGCGGCTCTGGTTGGTGTGACCGCCCAAATCGCGTTTACGATTCCGGTGATCAGCCCGGTCCCCTTTACTCTCCAGACTTTTGGCGCCCTTCTGGTGGGCGCCTCCTTCGGGCCGGCTCGGGCGGCCCTGTCGCTGAGTCTTTACCTCGTTGCCGGAGTCGCCGGTGTGCCGTGGTTCGCGGATGCGTCGGCGGGATACGCCATGGCCAGCTTCGGGTACATCCCCGGCTTCCTCGTGGCGGGGGTACTGGTCGGTGCACTGGCAGCACGCCGTGGTACGGACCGTAAGGTCATGGGCACCGTCGGCCTGATGCTGCTGGGGAACGTGGTCATCTATGCCATCGGTACGCCGTACCTGGCCACCGCCGCCAATCTTGACGCCGTGACGGCTTTGGAAAAGGGCGTGCTTCCTTTCCTCGTCGGCGACGCCCTGAAGATCCTACTGGCGGCCGGTCTCTTGCCCGGAGCCTGGGCACTGGTGCGCAAAGCCAAAGGGCAGGACGTATAG
- a CDS encoding electron transfer flavoprotein subunit alpha/FixB family protein has product MSQILVYVPDNSRHAGEILTLARSLGEVAAVAFNEEGAAAAAEYGATTLYRVNEPQVDSYFAAPKAEAITSIAQGQDWGGILLPGSDEGKAIVGRLAVALNRGFLTDISTLDSDGVARQDIFAGSRIVTSKVTDGFTIATVKAGAVNAEPAPSTPSEEAVDVSLSDDAKKVSIVETVDEPAGDRPGLTEADVIISGGRGVGSADDFALIEKVADSFGAAVGASRAATDSGFYPHKFQVGQTGTTVSPQLYVAAGISGAIQHRAGMQTSRVIVAVNKDSDAPIFSMADFGVVGNLFDVLPQLLEEVEKRK; this is encoded by the coding sequence ATGTCCCAGATTCTCGTATACGTTCCGGACAATTCTCGACACGCCGGTGAAATCTTGACCTTGGCTCGCAGCTTGGGCGAAGTGGCGGCAGTGGCGTTCAATGAGGAGGGTGCCGCGGCGGCGGCCGAGTACGGTGCGACGACGCTGTACCGCGTTAACGAACCGCAGGTTGATTCGTACTTTGCGGCTCCGAAGGCCGAGGCGATCACCTCCATCGCTCAGGGGCAGGACTGGGGCGGCATCCTGCTGCCCGGTTCCGACGAAGGTAAGGCCATCGTGGGACGACTGGCCGTTGCCCTCAACCGGGGCTTCCTGACCGATATCTCCACGCTGGACTCCGACGGTGTTGCTCGTCAGGACATCTTCGCCGGATCCCGTATCGTCACCTCGAAGGTCACCGACGGATTCACCATCGCGACGGTGAAGGCCGGAGCGGTGAACGCCGAGCCCGCTCCGAGCACACCGAGCGAAGAGGCCGTCGACGTGAGTCTCAGCGATGACGCCAAGAAGGTGTCGATCGTGGAGACGGTGGACGAGCCTGCCGGGGACCGTCCAGGTCTCACCGAGGCGGACGTCATCATCTCCGGTGGTCGTGGTGTTGGTTCGGCCGACGACTTCGCCTTGATCGAAAAGGTGGCCGATTCCTTCGGCGCTGCGGTGGGTGCTTCGCGTGCCGCGACCGACTCGGGATTCTATCCCCACAAATTCCAGGTCGGCCAAACCGGTACCACCGTCAGCCCACAGCTGTACGTGGCTGCCGGAATCTCGGGTGCCATTCAGCACCGCGCGGGTATGCAGACTTCTCGCGTCATCGTCGCGGTGAACAAGGACTCCGACGCCCCGATTTTCTCCATGGCTGATTTCGGTGTCGTCGGTAACCTCTTCGACGTCCTGCCGCAGCTTCTGGAGGAAGTCGAGAAACGCAAGTAG
- a CDS encoding electron transfer flavoprotein subunit beta/FixA family protein produces MDIVVLVKQVPDSGLERNLNADKRVDRDGSNNVMGELDEYAVEAALQLKEKHDGSVTVLTIGPDQATETIRKVLAMGVDKAVHVSDEAIAGSDALGTSSILAAALKRQDWDLVIAGAESTDSGMGVMPHMLSAHTGAAALTGARSLEVDGQTVTVEHQRANGYSKLEAQLPAIVSVWDTINTPRYPSLKGIMAAKRKPIESLSLEDLGVEAGTVGEAGATNEVLSVEARPERSAGTIVTDEGEGGRALAEFLVNEKFI; encoded by the coding sequence ATGGACATCGTGGTCCTTGTTAAACAGGTCCCCGACTCCGGGCTCGAGAGAAATCTGAATGCCGATAAGCGGGTGGACCGCGACGGCTCCAATAACGTCATGGGTGAGCTCGACGAATATGCCGTCGAAGCCGCCCTGCAACTGAAAGAAAAGCATGACGGTTCCGTCACCGTTCTGACGATCGGACCCGACCAGGCGACAGAGACGATTCGTAAAGTCCTGGCCATGGGAGTGGACAAAGCCGTTCACGTCAGTGACGAGGCCATCGCGGGATCCGACGCACTCGGTACGTCCTCGATTCTGGCCGCGGCCTTGAAGCGACAGGACTGGGACCTGGTCATCGCCGGTGCCGAGTCCACCGACTCGGGCATGGGTGTCATGCCGCATATGCTGTCCGCCCACACCGGAGCGGCGGCCCTGACCGGTGCTCGCAGCCTGGAAGTGGACGGTCAGACCGTTACGGTGGAGCACCAGCGCGCCAATGGCTACAGCAAGCTGGAAGCTCAGCTGCCTGCCATCGTGTCGGTATGGGACACCATCAATACGCCTCGGTACCCCTCTCTTAAGGGAATCATGGCGGCGAAGCGCAAGCCGATCGAATCCCTGAGCCTGGAGGACCTGGGCGTCGAGGCCGGAACGGTCGGAGAGGCCGGGGCCACCAACGAGGTGCTGAGCGTGGAAGCCCGTCCCGAGCGCAGTGCGGGCACGATTGTCACCGATGAAGGCGAAGGCGGACGTGCCCTTGCCGAATTCCTTGTCAACGAGAAATTCATTTAG
- a CDS encoding PLDc N-terminal domain-containing protein, producing the protein MIRVLIFTFLAYLALVIASLSDCLGGEEEPRKFTRGSWAAIILLIPIIGAVCWFVFGKHRPEPGTGGSARPNNGSHGPIAPDDNPDFLRDLDKRLRDNDRNKNDE; encoded by the coding sequence ATGATCAGAGTCTTGATTTTCACATTCCTCGCTTACCTGGCGCTGGTGATCGCCTCCTTGTCCGACTGCTTGGGAGGCGAAGAAGAGCCGCGTAAATTTACCCGCGGCTCGTGGGCGGCCATAATTCTGCTGATACCGATCATCGGTGCCGTTTGCTGGTTCGTTTTCGGGAAACACCGCCCCGAGCCGGGCACCGGCGGTTCGGCGCGACCCAACAACGGCTCCCACGGCCCGATCGCCCCGGACGACAACCCCGATTTCCTCCGAGATTTGGACAAACGACTCCGTGATAATGACCGGAACAAGAACGACGAGTGA
- the clpX gene encoding ATP-dependent Clp protease ATP-binding subunit ClpX — MARLGHDDILKCSFCSKTQRQVGRLIAGPQVYICVECIDLCNEIIEEELLEDADAAMSELPKPKEVVDFLDQFVVGQDRAKKTLAVAVYNHYKRIQAESVESHGGKDGIELQKSNILMIGPTGSGKTHLAETLARMLDVPFAIADATTLTEAGYVGDDVENILLKLIQSADFDLKRAESGILYIDEIDKVGRKAPSPSITRDVSGEGVQQSLLKILEGTTATVPPQGGRKHPQTDNYQIDTTNILFICGGAFDGLDEFVDQRLGKHTVGFSNPASDVEEPELRQPEHPMPEDLLNYGLIPEIVGRLPVLTAVDELDSDTLLRILTEPRNALVKQYQRLFELDGVELEFEEGALEPIVEQARLRGTGARGLRAILEEVLQPMMFEIPSRSDEVEKVRITTEAVRKNVSPTLVPRSEKSSRLGWQGKGRHDKGQRRQSA; from the coding sequence GTGGCACGTCTTGGACATGACGACATATTGAAATGCTCCTTCTGTTCGAAGACTCAACGTCAGGTGGGGCGATTGATCGCCGGCCCACAGGTGTACATCTGCGTGGAATGCATTGATCTGTGTAATGAGATCATCGAAGAGGAACTGCTCGAAGACGCCGATGCGGCAATGTCGGAACTGCCCAAACCCAAAGAGGTGGTCGATTTCCTCGATCAATTCGTCGTGGGGCAGGATCGCGCCAAGAAGACCCTGGCCGTCGCGGTTTATAACCACTACAAACGAATCCAGGCCGAGAGCGTGGAGTCTCACGGCGGTAAGGACGGAATCGAGCTCCAGAAATCCAATATCCTCATGATCGGTCCGACCGGGTCGGGTAAGACCCATTTGGCCGAAACCCTCGCACGAATGCTTGACGTTCCGTTCGCGATCGCCGATGCCACCACGTTGACCGAGGCCGGTTACGTGGGAGACGACGTCGAAAACATCCTCCTCAAACTGATCCAATCGGCGGATTTCGATCTCAAGCGAGCGGAGAGCGGAATCCTGTACATCGACGAAATAGACAAGGTGGGCCGCAAGGCTCCCAGTCCGTCTATTACGCGGGACGTTTCCGGTGAAGGCGTGCAGCAGTCACTGCTCAAGATTCTGGAGGGAACCACCGCCACCGTGCCTCCGCAGGGCGGGCGTAAACATCCGCAGACGGACAATTATCAGATCGACACCACCAATATTCTGTTTATCTGCGGCGGAGCTTTCGACGGCCTGGACGAATTCGTCGACCAACGTCTCGGGAAACACACCGTGGGCTTTTCCAACCCCGCCTCCGACGTCGAAGAACCCGAGCTGCGCCAGCCCGAGCATCCGATGCCGGAGGACCTGTTGAACTACGGCCTCATTCCCGAGATCGTGGGACGCCTTCCGGTGTTGACGGCGGTCGACGAACTGGATTCCGACACGCTTCTCCGCATTCTCACTGAGCCGCGTAATGCCCTGGTCAAGCAGTATCAACGGCTTTTCGAACTGGACGGCGTCGAATTGGAGTTCGAGGAAGGCGCATTGGAGCCGATCGTGGAGCAGGCGCGGCTGCGGGGTACGGGAGCGCGTGGACTGCGTGCCATTCTGGAAGAAGTCCTGCAACCGATGATGTTTGAAATTCCCTCACGGTCGGATGAAGTCGAAAAGGTGCGCATCACCACCGAAGCGGTGCGTAAAAACGTCAGCCCTACCCTGGTGCCCCGTTCGGAAAAATCCTCGCGCTTGGGTTGGCAGGGGAAGGGACGTCACGACAAGGGGCAAAGGCGCCAATCGGCATAA
- a CDS encoding ATP-dependent Clp protease proteolytic subunit, translating into MQFPGEYQPNARYIVPSYTEKTSYGVKEMNPYNKMFEDRIIFLGSPVDDTSANDIMSQLIVLEGNDPERDIVMYINSPGGSLTALMAIYDTMQYVRPDIQTVCMGQAASAAAVLLAAGTPGKRTALPNSRVIIHQPATEGTFGQASDMEIQAREIMRMRDQLEEVLARHTGNDVERIRKDIERDKIFTAEEAAEYGLVDNILAYRKKNARSK; encoded by the coding sequence ATGCAATTCCCCGGCGAATACCAGCCGAATGCGCGTTACATCGTTCCGTCGTACACCGAGAAGACCTCGTACGGCGTGAAGGAGATGAACCCGTACAACAAGATGTTCGAGGACCGAATCATCTTTCTCGGGTCACCGGTAGACGACACCTCGGCCAATGACATTATGAGCCAGTTGATCGTGTTGGAGGGCAATGACCCCGAACGCGACATCGTCATGTACATCAACTCTCCCGGTGGATCACTGACGGCTCTGATGGCCATTTACGACACGATGCAGTATGTTCGCCCCGACATTCAGACCGTCTGCATGGGACAGGCGGCCTCGGCGGCGGCGGTGCTGCTGGCAGCGGGGACGCCCGGTAAACGGACCGCACTTCCCAACTCCCGTGTCATCATCCACCAGCCGGCTACCGAAGGCACCTTCGGGCAGGCTTCCGACATGGAGATCCAGGCTCGCGAAATCATGCGGATGCGTGACCAACTGGAAGAAGTCTTGGCGCGTCACACCGGAAACGATGTGGAACGTATCCGCAAGGACATCGAACGTGACAAGATCTTCACCGCCGAAGAGGCGGCGGAGTACGGACTGGTGGACAACATCCTGGCCTACCGCAAGAAGAACGCACGTTCGAAGTAA
- a CDS encoding ClpP family protease: MTDSNQFLPTSRQGGSSPGAGLDDTVYERLLKERVIFLGSEVNAEVANRLSAQLLLLEAEDPERDIKLYINSPGGSVYDGMAIYDTMQYIKNDVVTVGMGMAASMGQLLLCAGTSGKRFALPHAKVLMHQPSGGIGGTASDVAILADQMLYTKQMFLELISHHTGQSPETIEVDSDRDRWFTAEQALEYGFIDHVVQRVSDASTGDS; the protein is encoded by the coding sequence ATGACTGATTCAAACCAATTCCTGCCGACCTCTCGGCAGGGCGGTTCCAGTCCTGGCGCGGGCCTGGACGACACTGTATATGAGCGCTTGTTGAAAGAGCGGGTTATCTTCCTCGGCAGCGAAGTCAACGCCGAGGTCGCCAATCGCCTCAGCGCTCAGTTGTTGTTGCTGGAGGCGGAAGACCCCGAACGTGACATCAAGCTGTACATCAATTCCCCGGGTGGTTCCGTCTACGACGGCATGGCCATTTATGACACCATGCAGTACATCAAGAACGACGTCGTCACCGTCGGCATGGGAATGGCGGCGTCGATGGGGCAGTTGCTGCTGTGTGCCGGTACTTCCGGAAAACGGTTCGCTTTGCCGCACGCCAAGGTATTGATGCACCAGCCGTCCGGCGGCATTGGCGGTACGGCATCCGATGTGGCCATCCTGGCCGATCAAATGCTGTATACCAAGCAGATGTTCTTGGAATTGATCTCCCATCACACGGGTCAATCACCCGAGACCATTGAAGTGGATTCCGATCGAGACCGTTGGTTCACTGCCGAGCAGGCTCTGGAGTACGGATTCATCGACCACGTAGTTCAGCGCGTTTCGGACGCTTCTACAGGCGATAGCTAA
- the tig gene encoding trigger factor, protein MKSTVETLNPTRVRLTVEVPFDDLAPYIDEAYKQVGQQVRVPGFRPGKAPKAVIDQRVGRESVYAQAMDPAIQANLSTAVSEKELNLLGRPELVEVNPIETDKPLEFVVEADVAPDFELPNFADLKVNVEAGKVTEEDIDSDLEQQRLRFSSLTTVDRPADNGDFVVIDLKATRDGEEVEGGSVSGMSHEVGSGNLLDGLDEALVGMKAGDEKRIQSSLVAGEEAGSEADIDISVEKVKERELPELNDEFAEMSASVDTLEELREDTRKRLTDQAENDVRTEAREKVLEALLADLDLPLPQGTVDSEIEHTKNHLNEQVGQMGGMEVYLQQIGKTEEEFDADLKQDVEQNLKQSIVLGRIAGEKEVEPNGDMILSEAARMAQMNGVAQDKFPEFIEQLRSSGQLQQIAVQARQKMALEKVVEEATVVDSDGNTLDKVALFGESPEEQSSDEAEGESAEAETK, encoded by the coding sequence GTGAAAAGTACCGTCGAGACCCTGAATCCGACCAGGGTACGGCTAACGGTGGAAGTGCCCTTTGACGATTTGGCACCGTACATCGACGAGGCGTACAAGCAGGTGGGGCAGCAGGTTCGCGTTCCCGGTTTCCGTCCTGGCAAGGCCCCCAAAGCCGTGATCGACCAGCGCGTCGGTCGCGAGTCGGTGTACGCACAGGCGATGGACCCAGCTATTCAGGCCAATCTCTCGACCGCAGTCAGTGAAAAGGAACTGAACCTTCTTGGGCGTCCGGAACTGGTTGAGGTCAACCCGATCGAGACCGATAAGCCTTTGGAGTTCGTGGTAGAGGCGGACGTCGCCCCCGACTTTGAACTGCCGAACTTCGCCGACCTGAAGGTCAACGTCGAAGCCGGTAAGGTCACCGAAGAGGACATCGATTCCGACCTGGAGCAGCAGCGCCTCCGGTTCTCCTCGTTGACGACCGTTGACCGCCCCGCGGACAACGGCGACTTCGTCGTCATCGACCTCAAAGCCACGCGTGACGGAGAAGAGGTTGAGGGCGGCTCGGTCAGCGGTATGAGCCACGAGGTCGGCTCTGGAAACCTGCTTGACGGCCTGGATGAAGCGTTGGTCGGAATGAAGGCCGGCGACGAAAAACGGATTCAATCCAGTCTCGTTGCCGGAGAGGAAGCCGGTTCCGAGGCCGACATCGACATCAGCGTCGAGAAGGTCAAGGAGCGTGAACTTCCCGAGCTCAACGACGAATTCGCGGAGATGTCGGCAAGCGTCGACACTCTTGAAGAACTGCGTGAGGACACCCGGAAGCGTCTGACCGATCAGGCCGAGAACGACGTTCGCACCGAGGCCCGAGAGAAGGTCCTCGAAGCGCTTCTGGCCGATCTGGACCTGCCGCTTCCGCAAGGGACCGTGGACTCCGAGATCGAGCACACCAAGAACCACCTGAACGAACAGGTCGGTCAAATGGGTGGCATGGAAGTGTACCTGCAGCAGATCGGTAAGACCGAAGAGGAGTTCGACGCCGACCTGAAGCAGGACGTGGAACAGAACCTGAAGCAGTCGATCGTGCTGGGCCGCATTGCCGGGGAGAAGGAAGTCGAGCCCAACGGCGACATGATCCTCTCCGAGGCCGCTCGCATGGCTCAGATGAACGGAGTAGCGCAGGACAAGTTCCCCGAGTTCATCGAGCAGCTGCGTTCCAGCGGCCAGCTCCAGCAGATCGCCGTTCAGGCACGTCAGAAGATGGCCCTGGAGAAGGTCGTGGAGGAAGCGACCGTCGTCGACAGCGACGGTAACACTCTGGACAAGGTCGCCCTCTTCGGTGAAAGCCCGGAAGAACAGAGCAGCGACGAAGCCGAAGGCGAGAGCGCTGAGGCGGAAACCAAATAG